GTGTATAGAACGCGGTTGATTCGGCCGTTCGCACCCGACCTCGGAGGTGTGGTGAAGGCGCTCGTCCCCGTGCTCATCGCGATGTCGTTGGTGCTCGCCGTGATCGGCTGCATGCGCACGCCACCCGGGCTCGCGCGCGGCAAGGAACTCTACCGGACCTGCGTTCCGTGTCACGGCGACCACGGCGGCGGCAATGCCAGCCTGGCGGCGCCGGCGATTGCCGGACTCCCCGAGTGGTATCTGCAAGCGCAGCTGGTCAAGTTCAAGGGCGGCATTCGTGGGGCGCATCCCGAGGACATGGAAGGCGCCCGCATGCGTCCGATGGCCAGGTCGCTCTACCGTCCCGGGGATCTCGAGTCGGTGGCGAAGTACGTGGCGCAGCTCACGCGCGTGCGGCAGCCGAACACGCTGGCGGGCGGCGACGTGGCGGCCGGCGAGGGTCTCTACGCCGTGTGCGCAACCTGTCACGGCGAGGACGCAGGTGGCATTCAGGACATGAACGCGCCCACACTGCACGGCCAGGCGGACTGGTACCTCTACCACCAGCTCGAGAAGTTCAAGAGCGGCATGCGCGGGGCGCATCCCGAGGACGTGACGGGCCAGCAGATGGCCGCGATGTCCACGATGCTCGAGGACTCCACCGCGATGAGGAACGTCATCGCCTACATCCGCACGCTCGCGAAGTGATCGGAGAGGACGGGACGCATGGCCGACAAAAGTGACGAATTCCCGCCCGACTGGGGCAACTGGCTGGCCAAGCGATCCTATCTGTTCACCCTGCTGGTGACGCTGTTGTTCGCCGCCGGCGCCGTCATCTTCGTTCTACTGCGTTGAGCCGGAGAACCGCGCCATGATGGAGCCCTTCTTCATCAAGAGCTTGTCGAGCTTCTCGGCCGACATCGACAACCTGATCCTGCTCGTCACCGTGCTGGCGGGGTTCTGGTTCGTGCTCGCGGAAGTCCTGTTCTTCTGGCTGATCTTCCGGTTCCGTGCGCGAGCCGGCGTGCGTGCGCAGTACGTGACCGGCAAGGAGAAGCACCTCAAGCGCTGGATCGACATCCCGCACATCTTCATCCTGATCTGCGACGTCGTGATCATCGTCGCGGCGGTCCAGGTGTGGGTGCGCGTCAAACAGACGCTGCCACCGGCCGACGAAACCGTTCGCGTGATCGGGCAGCAGTGGGTGTGGACGTTCGTGCATCCGGGCGCCGACAAGGTGCTCGACACCGCGGACGACATCGCGATCTCGGACGAGCTGCACGTGGTCGCGAATCAGACCTATCACTTCCAGCTCGAGTCGCGGGACGTGCTGCACAGCTTCTTCGTGCCGGTCTTCCGTCTCAAGCAGGATGCGATTCCGGGACGTACGATCGTGGGCTGGTTCAAGCCGACCGCAGCGGGCGCGCACGACATTCTGTGCGCCGAGATGTGCGGGATCGGCCACGGCATCATGGGCGCGCGCATCGTGATCGAGACCCCTGAAGAACACGCGGCATGGGTCGAGGCGCACTCCCCCGTGGTGGACGCGGAACCCGCGGCATCCACCGAGACCCCACCCGCTCCCGAGACCGGCTCCACGTCCGGCTCGGCACATTGACGGCGGAATTCATGTCCCACACGAGTCACACGGAGGCACACGGGGCGGGGGCGGCGCACGCCGACTCGCATCCCCCGCAGTCCTTCTTCCACAAGTACCTGTGGTCGACCGATCACAAGGTGATCGCCATGCAGTACCTGTTCACCGGCATGGCGATGGCGCTGGTCGGCGCGTTCATGGCCTACGTGTTCCGCA
This sequence is a window from Candidatus Eisenbacteria bacterium. Protein-coding genes within it:
- a CDS encoding c-type cytochrome — protein: MKALVPVLIAMSLVLAVIGCMRTPPGLARGKELYRTCVPCHGDHGGGNASLAAPAIAGLPEWYLQAQLVKFKGGIRGAHPEDMEGARMRPMARSLYRPGDLESVAKYVAQLTRVRQPNTLAGGDVAAGEGLYAVCATCHGEDAGGIQDMNAPTLHGQADWYLYHQLEKFKSGMRGAHPEDVTGQQMAAMSTMLEDSTAMRNVIAYIRTLAK
- a CDS encoding cytochrome C oxidase subunit II, producing the protein MMEPFFIKSLSSFSADIDNLILLVTVLAGFWFVLAEVLFFWLIFRFRARAGVRAQYVTGKEKHLKRWIDIPHIFILICDVVIIVAAVQVWVRVKQTLPPADETVRVIGQQWVWTFVHPGADKVLDTADDIAISDELHVVANQTYHFQLESRDVLHSFFVPVFRLKQDAIPGRTIVGWFKPTAAGAHDILCAEMCGIGHGIMGARIVIETPEEHAAWVEAHSPVVDAEPAASTETPPAPETGSTSGSAH